The following proteins come from a genomic window of Henningerozyma blattae CBS 6284 chromosome 4, complete genome:
- the TBLA0D00710 gene encoding uncharacterized protein (similar to Saccharomyces cerevisiae SFG1 (YOR315W); ancestral locus Anc_8.791) codes for MSLNKVSLPPLHSHLSQCLPSTDGIYQPKPQHIPRVLPPMPSLTIYDQRRNTCDVSPLDLCNTTTANYNYTNPSFSRPIHTPLHRVQNPEKSILSKTPKRYIDNLPPINLYVSSVNGTLDDATIYGTELNVNLFKFNYFKNIMNRDDMFYININPMIRNYRKKILREYVFNDGGPGATLGELDRVEGLGLQDTDEEDTAVIHGVLIDESEQERSGSSGSGSSGSSGSDSDSDSDYLSESSSDLSSLFERNSAFISDTQRKIVRFNENDIIYDI; via the coding sequence ATGTCTTTGAACAAAGTCAGCTTACCTCCCCTACACTCGCACCTGAGTCAATGTTTGCCAAGCACCGACGGAATCTATCAGCCCAAGCCACAACACATCCCTCGTGTCTTGCCCCCAATGCCCTCTCTCACGATATACGACCAAAGACGCAACACATGTGACGTCTCGCCATTAGACCTTTGCAACACAACCACAGCCAATTACAACTACACCAACCCATCCTTCAGTCGCCCTATCCACACTCCCTTGCACCGCGTCCAGAATCCCGAAAAATCAATACTAAGCAAAACTCCGAAGAGATACATCGATAATTTACCACCTATAAACTTGTACGTCTCTTCTGTCAATGGGACGTTGGACGACGCTACGATTTACGGAACAGAACTAAACGTCaatcttttcaaattcaactattttaaaaacatcATGAATAGAGACGACATGTTCTACATCAATATCAACCCCATGATCAGGAActacagaaaaaaaatcctGCGCGAGTATGTCTTCAACGACGGAGGCCCAGGGGCGACGCTAGGAGAGCTGGACCGGGTGGAGGGGTTAGGCTTGCAAGACACAGACGAAGAAGACACTGCGGTGATCCATGGGGTCTTAATTGACGAAAGTGAGCAAGAGAGGAGTGGCAGCAGCGGCAGCGGCAGCAGTGGCAGCAGTGGCAGCGACAGCGACAGCGATTCTGATTATCTTTCCGAATCCAGCTCCGATTTGTCGtctttatttgaaagaaattcCGCTTTCATTTCCGACACTCAAAGGAAAATAGTTAGGTtca
- the TBLA0D00720 gene encoding diacylglycerol/polyprenol kinase family protein (similar to Saccharomyces cerevisiae HSD1 (YOR311C); ancestral locus Anc_8.788): MQQPVMVQQIANELQTSAYSSSPSLANRTRHSSHPQPVRASPAPAPAPIPSHKLISKHELPRKIFHSSIGFITIYLYSLGSIEYSHVKYPLIFAFLVLFPLDLIRLNSPTINTLYCKAVGFLMRQSEVNHYNGVLWYLLGLTFSFTFFERDIALISVCLLSWADTAASSIGRKFGHLTPKLIGNKSLAGSSAAFLVGYITCLTFYGVIIPKYDPINKPGKLMWLPHENKLSLNNLSLCGGFIASLSEAIDLFGWDDNFTIPVFSSIFFYIIITVFQV; the protein is encoded by the coding sequence ATGCAACAACCAGTGATGGTCCAACAAATCGCCAACGAGCTCCAAACTTCAGCCTACTCCTCCTCACCTTCTCTGGCCAACCGCACAAGACACTCTTCTCATCCTCAACCTGTACGTGCCTCCCCCGCCCCCGCCCCCGCCCCAATCCCGTCTCACAAACTAATATCAAAACATGAACTTCCAAGAAAAATCTTCCATTCTTCAATAGGTTTCATCACAATCTACCTCTATTCCTTGGGTTCCATCGAATACTCTCATGTGAAATACCCTCTTATCTTCGCCTTTCTTGTCCTGTTCCCACTCGACTTGATCAGATTGAACTCCCCCACCATCAACACCCTCTACTGCAAAGCCGTGGGCTTTTTGATGAGACAAAGCGAAGTCAACCATTATAATGGTGTCTTATGGTACCTTCTGGGTCTAACTTTCTCCTTCACATTCTTCGAAAGAGATATTGCCTTGATTTCTGTCTGTCTATTAAGTTGGGCCGATACTGCAGCCTCCTCCATTGGTAGAAAATTCGGTCATTTGACACCGAAACTCATCGGTAATAAGTCCCTAGCAGGCTCCTCGGCGGCTTTTCTCGTCGGGTATATCACTTGTTTGACCTTCTACGGTGTCATAATACCCAAATACGATCCGATCAATAAGCCAGGGAAATTGATGTGGCTTCCACATGAAAATAAACTATCGTTAAACAATCTCTCCCTATGTGGTGGGTTCATTGCTTCCTTAAGTGAAGCTATCGATTTATTTGGTTGGGATGATAATTTCACAATCCCTGTATTCTCAAGTATTTTCTTCTATATAATCATTACCGTTTTCCAAGTATGa
- the YHM2 gene encoding Yhm2p (similar to Saccharomyces cerevisiae YHM2 (YMR241W); ancestral locus Anc_8.784) produces the protein MSTEITPKIEKKKVTPSNIILGAVLTMTEVTTLGQPIEVTKTTMAANRDLSFIQSIAKVWSRGGFLGFYQGLIPWAWIEACTKGGILLFVSSEVEYRARVANAGNFMSGIVGGITGGVVQSYTTMGFCTCMKTVEITRRKNMASTGVTQSSWDVFKVIWAKEGWRGINKGVNAVALRQMTNWGSRFGFSRLVENGIKKIQNKGSDDKLSVTEKILASAIGGGLSAWNQPIEVIRVEMQSKTNDPNRPQNLTVMKTLKYVYNTNGIKGLYRGVTPRIGLGVWQTVFMVGFGDMAKEKIANYGKAKPQSLK, from the coding sequence aTGTCAACAGAAATTACTcctaaaattgaaaaaaaaaaagttacaCCATCCAATATAATCTTGGGGGCTGTATTAACGATGACAGAAGTGACGACTCTGGGTCAACCCATTGAGGTTACCAAGACCACGATGGCAGCTAATAGagatttatcatttattcAATCGATTGCCAAAGTTTGGTCTCGTGGTGGGTTTCTCGGATTTTATCAAGGGTTGATTCCATGGGCATGGATTGAAGCTTGTACTAAAGGTGGGatcttattatttgtatcatCCGAAGTGGAATATCGAGCACGTGTGGCCAATGCGGGGAATTTCATGAGTGGTATTGTTGGTGGTATAACCGGTGGTGTTGTTCAAAGTTATACGACGATGGGGTTTTGTACATGTATGAAAACTGTAGAAATTACAAGACGTAAGAATATGGCGTCTACTGGTGTTACACAATCCTCTTGGGATGTCTTTAAAGTGATTTGGGCTAAAGAAGGTTGGAGAGGGATCAATAAAGGTGTGAATGCTGTTGCCTTGAGACAGATGACCAATTGGGGGTCAAGATTTGGGTTTTCCAGATTGGTGGAAAACGGTATCAAGAAAATACAAAACAAGGGGAGTGACGATAAGTTGAGTGTCACAGAAAAGATTTTGGCCAGTGCCATTGGTGGTGGGTTAAGTGCTTGGAATCAACCTATTGAAGTTATTCGAGTTGAGATGCAATCCAAGACTAATGATCCCAATAGACCTCAAAATTTGACTGTGATGAAAACTTTGAAATATGTTTATAATACGAACGGGATTAAAGGGTTATATAGGGGTGTGACACCCAGGATTGGACTTGGAGTTTGGCAAACTGTGTTTATGGTTGGGTTTGGTGATATGGCCAAGGAAAAGATTGCCAACTACGGTAAGGCCAAGCCACAATCGTTGAAATGA
- the TBLA0D00740 gene encoding uncharacterized protein, with protein MFRGLFSNGYKIFRKFFVMGIFIMVIFFQFKSSRSNSNSPSNSFIRNIPKLENINTEIFIKRSYWDLGKVSAIAGLVLTAATALFTGLSPVICVLPATPQCWTLILGLTLTATIAGVTTSYVAYKEYMHDKVINGGQDAIGYSIVERYSFEYSCLNTTTHMYPAGNIEDSTTMLYPPDDLYDDVVSKFFNVGLGVPILTVANSTKKLAGNESLEVISIHWNSDLGKHTATHLEHYNVTAMANDIAEQYNSGYNGSGIYTKSNVITESNEKSSKCGNHSCYNNNKNQNNERRVVDWVSYNIGFGVDNQPLTAHGLRDWIKSIGVWDGNIVQFAKLFYNDGMTESWKWKIDIVTDDSISSSWFLGRKKRRTVTRGEAYLNQYGGVES; from the coding sequence ATGTTTAGAggtttattttcaaatggatataaaatttttagaaaattcttTGTGATGGGAATTTTtataatggtaatatttttccaattcaaatCCTCGAGATCAAATTCTAATAGTCCGAGTAATAGtttcattagaaatatacccaaattagaaaatattaacactgaaatttttataaaaagaagTTATTGGGATTTAGGGAAAGTTTCTGCAATTGCAGGATTAGTCCTGACAGCTGCTACTGCACTATTTACAGGATTGAGTCCAGTAATTTGTGTTTTACCAGCTACACCACAATGTTGGACATTAATCTTAGGATTAACACTTACTGCTACGATTGCAGGTGTTACAACAAGTTATGTTGCatataaagaatatatgCATGATAAAGTAATCAATGGAGGCCAAGATGCAATTGGATATTCCATTGTAGAGAGATattcttttgaatattcATGTTTGAACACTACGACACATATGTACCCAGCAGGTAATATTGAGGATTCAACAACTATGCTATATCCACCAGATGATCTATATGACGATGTTGTTTCCAAGTTTTTCAATGTAGGTCTCGGAGTTCCAATTCTAACTGTGGCTAATAGTACGAAGAAATTAGCAGGAAATGAAAGTTTAGAAGTAATTTCTATTCATTGGAATTCCGATTTAGGCAAACATACAGCAACACACTTAGAACATTATAATGTGACAGCAATGGCAAATGATATTGCTGAACAATATAACTCTGGTTATAATGGGTCTGGCATATATACCAAGAGTAATGTTATTACTGAATCTAATGAAAAGAGTAGCAAATGTGGAAATCATAGttgttataataataataaaaaccaaaataatgaaagaaGAGTGGTTGATTGGGTTTCATACAATATTGGATTTGGAGTAGATAACCAACCGTTAACCGCACACGGGTTACGTGATTGGATCAAATCAATTGGAGTTTGGGATGGGAACATTGTTCAATTTgccaaattattttataatgaTGGAATGACTGAGAGTTGGAAATGGAAGATAGATATTGTTACCGATGACAGTATTAGTAGTTCATGGTTTTTAGGAAGGAAGAAAAGAAGAACAGTCACTCGAGGTGAAGCATATTTGAACCAATACGGAGGAGTGGAATCCTAA
- the TBLA0D00750 gene encoding SDR family oxidoreductase, whose translation MSVLVSGATGFIAQHIVEALLNENYKVIGTARSQEKGDNLKKQFNNNPNLIMEVVSDISNVNAFDHVLEKHAKDIKVVLHTASPFHFNTTEYEKDLLIPARNGTLGILEAIKKYASQTVERVVITSSFAAVYDVEAPPSKDLVYTEKNWNPATWETAQKNAVMAYCGSKKIAEKTAWDFLEKNKNVVKFQLSTVNPVFVFGPQLASSSVGDTLNTSCELINAVLKSKPSDVLATSIAGEFIDVRDVAKAHLAAFQRENTVGKRLVMSNGPFSSQTICNVIHKDFPQYDGKIAPVAKDTDVDNGNVSFVLDNSATKKLLGWEFISLQKSVDDTVAQIAQVKN comes from the coding sequence ATGTCTGTCTTAGTCTCAGGTGCTACCGGTTTCATTGCTCAACATATTGTTGAGGCCTTGTTGAATGAAAATTACAAAGTCATCGGTACTGCTAGATCACAAGAAAAAGgtgataatttaaaaaaacaattcaaCAACAATCCTAATTTAATCATGGAAGTGGTTTCTGATATTTCCAATGTTAATGCCTTTGATCACGTTTTGGAAAAACATGCCaaagatattaaagttGTATTACATACAGCATCTCCTTTCCATTTCAATACCACTGAAtatgaaaaagatttattaattccAGCTAGAAATGGTACCCTTGGTATTTTGGAAGCCATTAAGAAATATGCATCTCAAACAGTGGAACGTGTTGTTATTACTTCTTCTTTTGCGGCAGTTTATGATGTGGAAGCTCCACCAAGTAAAGATTTGGTTTatactgaaaaaaattggaatcCAGCCACATGGGAAACTGCTCAAAAAAATGCTGTTATGGCTTATTGTGGTTCTAAAAAAATCGCTGAAAAGACTGCCTGGGATTTCTTGgagaaaaacaaaaacgTTGTCAAATTCCAATTATCTACAGTTAACCCAGTCTTTGTATTTGGTCCACAACTTGCCTCTAGCAGTGTTGGTGATACTTTAAATACCTCTTGTGAATTGATCAATGCCGTTTTGAAATCCAAACCAAGCGATGTTCTTGCAACATCAATTGCTGGTGAATTTATTGATGTCCGTGATGTTGCCAAGGCACACTTAGCAGCTTTCCAAAGAGAAAACACTGTAGGCAAAAGATTAGTCATGTCTAATGGACCTTTCAGTAGTCAAACCATTTGTAATGTCATACACAAGGATTTCCCACAATACGATGGCAAGATTGCCCCGGTTGCCAAGGATACCGATGTTGATAATGGCAATGTTTCATTTGTTTTAGATAACAGTGCCAccaagaaattattaggTTGGGAATTCATTTCTTTACAAAAGAGTGTGGACGATACTGTTGCTCAAATTGCTcaagtgaaaaattaa
- the TBLA0D00760 gene encoding MCT family MFS transporter: MTALEKNIRQDIEMQTNDSAKLPSSSTGTSSSKNTKTRIPFLRSLSSPKSTTMLIDYFSPKKSVDSASILKKDDIESAIYNVSDSDVTDVEHDLASSYNPYDKKDEETPEEDLSFPEGGKQAWIAVFGCFCGFVACFGLLNSLGAIETQIQKYQLADESSSTIGWIFSLQLFFTYTSCILSGTYFDRNGFKVPVIIGTVLHVGGLFGAANSTKLWHFILSFAICVGIGNGILMSPLVSAPCHYFNKRRGLATSLSTVGGSIGGAIYPIILRELFNKTHPNDPNYGYCWGVRTLAFMDLFLLSISILLVKERLKPTIPPLPDKTFKTKFDNFVQVYLKNSFDIFAFKDMRYLFCVLGTVMGEVSICSSITYWGTYSISKGVSENNAYIIIMLINVSGILGRWIPGYFSDYVGRFNVAILTLFLLSLVEFVAWLPFGTNLNNMYGISVLYGFFSGSIFSLLPVCCGQISKTEEFGKRYATMYFVVAFATLVSVPISGAIIGGESSHEYQHYIIWCGITAFASGCCFIVSRYFSVGFKLVKF, encoded by the coding sequence ATGACTGcattggaaaaaaatatacggCAAGACATCGAGATGCAAACCAATGATTCAGCTAAACTTCCATCTTCCTCTACTGGaacatcttcttcaaagAATACAAAAACTCGTATACCCTTTTTGAGATCTTTGAGTTCACCAAAATCAACCACTATGCTGATTGATTATTTCTCTCCCAAGAAATCAGTTGATAGTGCATCCATCCTAAAGAAAGATGACATTGAATCAGCCATTTATAACGTTTCCGATTCTGATGTTACTGATGTCGAACATGATTTGGCATCATCTTATAACCCATATGATAagaaagatgaagaaacCCCAGAGGAAGACTTGTCTTTCCCTGAAGGTGGTAAACAGGCTTGGATTGCCGTGTTTGGTTGTTTCTGTGGGTTTGTGGCTTGTTTTGGTCTTTTGAATAGCTTGGGTGCTATAGAAACACAAATTCAGAAATATCAATTGGCTGATGAATCTTCTTCTACCATCGGTTGGATATTTTCATTACAGTTATTCTTCACTTATACCTCTTGTATTTTATCTGGTACTTATTTTGATAGGAATGGGTTTAAAGTTCCTGTCATTATTGGAACCGTCTTACACGTTGGTGGTCTATTTGGTGCTGCAAACTCTACAAAACTTTGGCATTTCATCTTATCATTTGCTATCTGTGTAGGTATTGGTAACGGTATCCTTATGTCTCCTTTGGTTTCTGCTCCATGccattatttcaataaaagaCGTGGTCTTGCTACTTCATTATCCACTGTTGGGGGTTCCATAGGTGGGGCCATTTATCCAATCATATTaagagaattatttaacaaGACTCATCCAAATGATCCAAATTATGGATATTGTTGGGGGGTCAGAACTTTAGCCTTCATGGATTTGTTTCTTTTATCCATCTCTATCTTATTAGTTAAAGAAAGATTAAAGCCCACAATCCCGCCGTTACCCGATAAGACtttcaaaacaaaattcGATAATTTCGTTCAagtttatttaaagaatagttttgatatttttgctTTCAAGGATATGAGATATCTCTTTTGTGTTCTGGGTACAGTCATGGGTGAAGTATCCATTTGTTCTAGTATAACTTATTGGGGTACTTATTCTATTTCCAAAGGGGTTTCTGAAAATAATGCctatatcatcatcatgCTAATTAACGTCAGCGGTATCCTAGGTAGATGGATCCCAGGGTATTTTAGTGATTATGTTGGCAGATTCAATGTGGCAATCCTTACTTTATTCTTATTGTCGTTAGTAGAATTTGTGGCTTGGTTACCCTTTGGcactaatttaaataacaTGTATGGTATCAGTGTTCTTTATGGGTTCTTCTCCGGTAGTATCTTTTCCCTATTGCCAGTTTGTTGTGGTCAGATTTCCAAGACTGAGGAGTTTGGTAAAAGATATGCTACAATGTACTTTGTTGTTGCATTTGCTACTTTGGTCAGTGTACCAATCTCAGGTGCTATCATCGGTGGTGAATCTTCTCATGAATACCAACACTATATCATCTGGTGTGGTATCACAGCCTTCGCTTCTGGGTGTTGTTTTATCGTGTCAAGATACTTTTCTGTTGGATTTAAATtagttaaattttaa
- the TBLA0D00770 gene encoding MCT family MFS transporter (similar to Saccharomyces cerevisiae MCH5 (YOR306C); ancestral locus Anc_8.783): MISNDFEINQVTQEFISEVNNKSDVDGISISKINYSANSKGDEFPTDQYEMVVGKGSLVYDSDSILRDTENQLNDSTTNYFDDDLHSIQDSKSLQDESQEEIQNQGFLLDDGIYYPEGGLKAWIATFGCFCGFFACFGIGNALGAVETQVQKYQLSSYSSTKIGWIFSLELFFTFISCIFSGTYFDRNGFKAPVIVGTILHVGGLWGTSTSNDYWEFILFFSLFLGCGNGVLISPLMSAPCHYFNRRRGLATALSTVGGSIGGAIFPVMLREFFKQTRENDSNFGYRWGIRSIAILNLSLLMLSICLVKERITPIAPVLPDNSFRTKMNNFIQVYIKNSFDANAFKDKRYLFCVIGTIMGEISICCSITYWGTYCISKGITEADVYLLIMVINVSGIPGRWVPGYFSDFIGRFNTAIITLLLLTFVEFFIWLPFGNNIRNMYIISILYGFFSGSIFSLLPVCCGQVSKTEEFGKRYATMYFVVAFATLISVPFSGTIIGNESVASYNRFIIWCSATTLVSAVCFWISKYYAVGAGQSIRF; the protein is encoded by the coding sequence ATGatttcaaatgattttgaaataaatcaaGTAACGCAGGAATTTATAAGTGAAGTGAATAATAAGAGTGATGTAGATGGTATTagtatttcaaaaataaattattctgCTAATTCTAAAGGAGACGAATTTCCCACAGATCAGTACGAAATGGTGGTGGGAAAAGGTTCACTCGTGTACGATTCAGATTCTATATTGAGAGATACAGAAAACCAATTGAATGATAGCACTACTAATTACTTTGATGATGATCTACATAGTATCCAAGATTCCAAAAGTTTACAAGATGAGTCTCAGGAAGAAATACAAAATCAAGGATTTCTACTAGATGATGGAATTTATTACCCAGAAGGAGGGTTAAAAGCTTGGATAGCGACTTTTGGATGCTTTTGTGGGTTCTTTGCATGTTTTGGCATTGGAAATGCTCTTGGAGCTGTAGAAACTCAAGTTCAAAAATACCAATTATCCTCCTATAGCTCAACAAAGATTGGCTGGATTTTTTCCCTAGAATTATTCTTCACCTTTATATCTTGTATTTTCTCTGGTACTTATTTTGATAGAAATGGGTTCAAAGCTCCAGTAATAGTAGGGACAATACTTCATGTGGGTGGTCTATGGGGGACTTCTACTTCTAATGACTATTGGGAATttatactatttttttcattgtttTTAGGATGTGGTAATGGGGTTTTGATTTCTCCTTTGATGTCTGCTCCATGCCATTATTTCAATAGAAGACGAGGGTTAGCTACAGCATTATCCACTGTAGGCGGCTCTATTGGAGGGGCAATATTCCCTGTTATGCTAAGAGAGTTCTTTAAGCAAACAAGAgaaaatgattcaaattttggGTATCGCTGGGGGATAAGATCAATTGCAATACTAAAtctatcattattaatgttGTCAATCTGTCTAGTTAAAGAAAGAATAACTCCAATAGCTCCAGTATTACCAGATAATTCGTTCAGGACAAAGatgaataatttcatccaagtttatataaaaaacaGTTTTGATGCCAATGCATTTAAAGACAAGAGATATTTGTTCTGTGTCATAGGTACGATAATGGGTGAAATATCAATTTGCTGTAGTATCACTTATTGGGGGACTTATTGTATTTCAAAGGGAATCACTGAGGCTGACGTTTATTTGCTAATTATGGTAATTAATGTAAGTGGCATTCCAGGAAGATGGGTGCCGGGATATTTTAGCGACTTCATTGGGAGATTTAATACTGCAATAATCACACTATTATTACTGACCTTTGTGgaattctttatttggTTACCATTTGGTAATAACATTAGaaatatgtatattattagtattctTTATGGGTTCTTCTCCGGCAGtatcttttctttgttgCCCGTGTGCTGTGGTCAAGTTTCCAAGACTGAAGAGTTTGGTAAAAGATACGCTACAATGTATTTCGTCGTTGCATTTGCAACATTAATCAGTGTCCCTTTTTCGGGTACTATTATCGGGAATGAGTCAGTAGCTTCTTAtaatagatttattatttggtgTAGTGCCACAACTTTAGTTTCTGCAGTTTGCTTCTGGATTTCAAAGTATTATGCTGTTGGAGCTGGGCAAAGTATTCGTTTCTAG
- the BIL1 gene encoding Bil1p (similar to Saccharomyces cerevisiae YOR304C-A; ancestral locus Anc_8.781): MSEQTTRETSSVASLSIDKDKKPLPNEKVTEKSNIPEATEKTNTDELKVSESANNLGETQSREGSKSREGSKSDAIQAREETPESRTSPTPSAALNVKHKETPTFTKTDAKPNSTSTTANTNTQDVSKNAIGETQNNNTDTGKEHLKDGQEIVTVYDLATQIEGTLSELQNTMNAHSIAFQKTFDSMEKQLNDLLASADLDN; this comes from the coding sequence ATGTCAGAACAAACTACAAGGGAAACTAGTTCAGTAGCTTCTCTTTCTattgataaagataaaaaacCTTTGCCCAACGAAAAAGTCAcagaaaaatcaaatattccaGAAGCTACAGAGAAAACAAACACAGATGAATTGAAAGTCTCCGAAAGTGCAAATAATCTAGGTGAAACACAGAGTCGAGAGGGATCAAAGAGTCGAGAAGGTTCAAAAAGTGATGCAATTCAAGCTAGAGAGGAAACTCCTGAATCAAGAACTTCACCCACACCAAGTGCAGCACTAAATGTAAAACATAAAGAAACTCCTACTTTTACAAAAACGGATGCAAAACCTAATTCTACAAGCACTACCGCCAACACAAATACTCAAGACGTCTCAAAAAATGCCATTGGTGAAACtcaaaataacaatactGATACGGGGAAAGAACACTTAAAGGATGGTCAAGAAATTGTAACAGTCTACGATCTAGCAACCCAGATAGAAGGAACTCTTAGTGAACTACAAAATACTATGAATGCTCATAGCATTGCTTTCCAAAAAACTTTTGATAGTATGGAGAAGCAATTGAATGATTTACTGGCTTCTGCCGATTTAGATAATTAG
- the CUS1 gene encoding U2 snRNP complex subunit CUS1 (similar to Saccharomyces cerevisiae CUS1 (YMR240C); ancestral locus Anc_8.780) — MARKSKKNSKKIATNDKAEFTKILEERKKSQQRASKNKQKTDSNNNSQLYDKFKDLFQKFEQPKNISENTTTISQDAPTFESNKKRKIIEDSNAITEPTQDLKIVSVEEEDNNSRPSKRKLRKLTKPTLAELKGISNYPENIEWFDCDAPYPYLLAGIKTSKNIIPIPPSWQQKRGYLSGRSLLNKRPFQLPSIIRETGIEEMRKISLGEDISNEKSLKEITRSRVQPKTDTFDLDYKKLYDVFFKIGKNWKPSTLLPFGDLYFENRNLVEDAEWKSKTKDLGPGKLSSRMRNIIGLKAGQLPPWIHKMKELGLPPSYPSLKIVGLNWDISDLVDGIYGTLEDTSSGNSIESGYFGEMINFEHDSEPKKEYNFNSQNNTTNGKKETDISLTEVDMQDSSDTGIIKSQNINDDGKDKQLYRILKENTESSDSIDRISTSKIYNLISDSNKSSSSSFPSGNPKTNSESEKEEDSKYRQNFKF, encoded by the coding sequence ATGGCCAGAAAATCCAAAAAGAACAGTAAAAAGATCGCCACCAATGACAAAGCAGAATTCACAAAAATTTTAGaggaaagaaaaaaaagccaACAGCGGGCATCTAAGAATAAACAGAAAACTGATAGTAATAACAACTCCCAACTCTACGacaaatttaaagatttatttcaaaaatttgaaCAGCCAAAGAATATATCAGAAAATACAACTACTATTTCTCAAGATGCCCCAACTTTCGAgtctaataaaaaaagaaaaattatagagGATTCTAATGCTATAACCGAACCTACACAAGATCTTAAAATTGTATCagtagaagaagaagacaATAACTCAAGACCTTCTAAACGGAAACTTCGCAAACTTACAAAGCCAACTTTAGCAGAGCTTAAAGGCATTTCTAACTATCCAGAAAATATTGAGTGGTTTGATTGCGATGCCCCATACCCATATTTACTTGCAGGAATTAAAAcatctaaaaatataataccAATACCGCCAAGTTGGCAACAGAAAAGAGGATATCTATCGGGACGTTCACTCTTAAATAAAAGACCTTTCCAATTACCTTCTATAATCAGAGAAACAGGTATTGAGGAAATGAGAAAAATATCTCTGGGTGAGGACATAAGTAATGAGAAATCCCTAAAAGAAATTACCAGATCGAGAGTTCAACCTAAAACAGATACATTCGACTTGGATTACAAAAAGTTATACGATGTATTCTTCAAGATAGGTAAAAATTGGAAACCCTCTACCTTATTACCCTTTGGTGAtctatattttgaaaatcgGAACCTAGTTGAAGATGCAGAGTGGAAATCTAAAACCAAAGACTTGGGTCCAGGTAAGTTAAGTTCAAGAATGCGTAATATCATAGGCTTAAAAGCGGGCCAACTTCCTCCTTGGATTCATAAGATGAAAGAGCTTGGCCTACCGCCGAGTTATCcaagtttaaaaattgtagGATTAAATTGGGATATTAGTGATTTGGTAGATGGTATATATGGTACTTTAGAAGATACATCTAGCGGCAACTCTATAGAATCAGGGTATTTTGGAGAAatgattaattttgaaCACGATAGTGaaccaaaaaaagaatacaACTTTAATAgtcaaaataatactacaaACGGCAAGAAAGAAACAGATATATCTTTGACGGAAGTAGATATGCAAGATTCTTCTGATACAGGCATAATAAAATCACAGAATATCAATGATGATGGGAAGGATAAACAATTGTACAGAATTTTAAAGGAAAATACCGAATCTTCAGATTCGATTGACAGAATCTCAACCTCTAAAATAtacaatttaatttctGATTCCAATAAGAGTTCATCATCAAGCTTTCCCAGTGGGAATCCAAAAACAAACTCAGAATCGGAGAAAGAGGAAGATTCAAAATACAGAcagaatttcaaattttaa